The region TATCTTCATCACCGGTTTCCCCGGTTTTATTGCCAGCCGTCTTGTGGAAACCCTCGTCGGCAGCGAAACTCAATTTTATTTACTCGTCCAACCGCAGTTTGTTGAAAAGGCGATGATCGAGATCGAGCAGATTGCTGAGATCACTGACGTTCCGCTGGACAGTTTTGTACTTGTAGAGGGCGATATTACTCAGCCTGACCTGGGCATTTCAGAAGAAGACCTCGAAACGATCCGTTTCGAAACGACGGATATTTATCATCTTGCCGCCGCCTACGATCTTTCGGTGTCAAAACATGCCGCTTATGACGTAAATTTGATGGGCACCAAAAACGTCAATAATTTCGCCCTCACGGTAAAACATCTGCGCCGGTACAATTATGTTTCGACTTGCTACGTTGCCGGTAAACGCGAGGGCGTCATTCTCGAAAACGAGCTTGAACATGAAGCAGGCTTTCGCAATTTTTACGAAGAGACAAAATTCCTGGCCGAGGTTGAAGTTGAGAAACTGAAGCGTCATCTGCCTGTAACGATCTATCGCCCGTCGGTCGTCGTTGGTGACTCACTAACCGGCGAGACGGCAAAATATGACGGCATTTATTATCTAATAAATTATTTGCGCCGTGCTCCGTGGCTCTTTCGCGTTCTCAATGTCGGCAACCCAAAGGTCAGGTTAAATCTTGTGCCTGTCGATTTTGTGGTCGATGGTTTAGCGGCACTTGGGCGAGATAAACGTGCGATTGGAAAGACTTTGGCGTTTGCCGACCCAAATCCTCTTACGACCGATGAGCTTTTTGACACGATAGCCAGAGAAATGACCGGACGAAAGTCCGAATTCAAACTGCCAAAACAAGTCGCCGAGTGGTTCCTTCATACCGGCATCTCACCCGCTATTACCGGCCTGCCGCATCACGGCGTGCCGTATTTCTTTATCTCACAGACCTACGACACTGCCGTCGCCGACGAACTGCTGCTCTCGCACGACCTGGTCTGTCCGCGTTTTACAAATTACGTCGGTAACCTACTCGATTTTGTCGAAGAAAATCCAAAACTCTGAAGTTGCCGGAAGCAGGAAATCGTGTTGCACAGATAAAATCTCAAACCTATTACGCAAAGTTTCGTATAATCATTGTGATCTGTGTTTATGAGCGGGTCAGGATATTTGAAAGACAAGTGATCTGCCTCTAAATTCACCGGGTTGCATTTCGGCGACATTTTAGAAACACGTCTTTACGGATCTTGTAAGATCAATATTTACAAAGTTTAAGGCGTCTATGCACGTTGTAGATTATCACAATGTGGACGAAAAACTTTTTTTCAAAAATCATGGAACGCGGGCAGAATACGACGGTAACTGTATTATGCACAACATTTACAGCGTTCCACATAGATGTGGAACGGTGTGGAACGATGGAACGGCGTTTTGGATGAAAGAACGGTGGGACAGTTTCAACACTCGGGTTGTCGGGGGCATACTTAGCGAGGGGCTTGTGCATCAAACTTTTACAATGAGGCTCATCAAAATAGCTGTTTTTATCTTCGCTTGTGCTGCATTTGCGTCTGCCCAGAGCGGGCGTGTGCAACAGACGCCGACGCCGCCTTCGGGTGACGACACGATCAAGGTTTCTACCGAAGAGATCAAGCTCAACGTGCTTGCCTTTGACGATAAGGGAAATTTCTTTCGCGATGTGACGGCAAACGACATTGTGATATCAGAAAACAACATCCTGCATCAGCCCGCAAGCGTTCGCCGTATGCCGGCAAATGTGTTGATCGTCATGGACACAGGCGGCGAGATGCGGAGCGTGAAGTCGCTCGACAAAACACGCACCATTGCTCGCGGAGTTATGGAAAATTTGCGATCAGGTGATTCAGTTGCCGTTTTGCAGTATAGCGACAAGGCAGAGATAGTTGCTCCGTGGTCAAATGACAAAGTTCAGATGCTTGACGCACTAAAGCGGACGAAATTTGGCCGGCGTTCAATGTTCGTAGATGGCCTAAAGCTTGCTACCGAGTATCTTTTGAAAAGCGGACTTGATAACAAACATCTCGTGCTGATCACCGACGGCTCCGATAGCGGCAGCAGATCGTCCGCAAAGTTTGAAGCCATGCAGCGACTGCTTGCGACCGATATCAGCGTTCACGTTTTGAGCTATGCCGCGATGGAACTTGCCGATATCGAGCCGCGAACAAAAGGGATTTCAAATTCGCCGCCGCCAAAAGCGATGCCTGACGAAGTTGCCGCCCAATTGCCAAACGGTGCTCGCGACGTGATGACAGCGCCAAAAATGAAGAGCATCAATCTTGACCGAACACTGATCAAGAAAATGAAGGCGCGCAAAACCGACCTTGAAGTAAGCAGTCAGCTGCTTGAAAATCTCGCTGCAAACACCAATGGCGAATTCATCTCGCCCGACAGTGTCGATGAACTTATCGAGAAAACGGGGCTCGTCGCCCGCATGATCGATTTAGTATATGTCGTGACCTATGCGCCAAAGGTTCCGGTCGTTGACACTCGCGGCATCGCCGAAAGAAACATCGACGTCACATCAAAACGCCCCGGCCTCGTCGTTGTGGCACGTAGAAAGCTCGTGATAAGTACCATAATGAAATAAAGGCCCAGCTTCACTTTTCGGAAGTTTTTATATAGATTTGCAGAAATGAGAAATTTCTTAGCCATTGTAGTAAGCATATTTGTGTTTTGTATGTCAGCTTTTTCTCAGACAAGCGAGAAAATAGCATGTCCGAGCATCTTTGTGTACGGACCTGCGGGTATCGTTAATACCGGTGACATTGCTTCATTTACAGCGAATGTTGGTTTAGGAGGAGAAAAATACAATCTCAAATACACTTGGTCGGTCAGTGCGGGAGACATCGTTTCGGGACAAGGAACCGATTCTATTTCAGTTCGGGTTCCGGAACGAGAGAATTTAACCGTCACGGTGGAAGTTGATGGGATGCCCGACGAGTGTGAAAAAACCTCTTCCGAAACACAGGGTTGTGGTTTGAAAACGCCGGAAGCAATATTAGTTGATGAATTCAGGGGGTCAATTGAAAAAGTTTCTGGTGATCGCCTTGTAAAAATAGTTGAGGCAGCCAAATCACAACCTGATGCACAGCTCTACATTTTTTTGTCTGGTTCTGCTAAAAATACAACGAGATCATTAAGGCGTAAAATGGTTGCAATAGCTAATGGATTAAAACAACTGCACGACCGACAAATAACATATGTAACACTTACCAAGAACAACGATATTGCCATTGTCTGGCTCGTGCCTCCAGGAGCGTCGCTGCCAATTCCGTAATCAATAAAGCAAAGAAACTTGGAAGTAGAGGTCTTTTTATTACCGAGAAAATTAGTTTTGTATTTAGTAAGAAAGGAGATAAATATATACATGTCAACAGCAACAGGAACCGCGACGGAAAACACCGTCACAATGGCAAAGGTCGGGCAACCGGCACCGGATTTTAACATGCCTTCGACCAAGAACATGGAAACGCTGGGCGATAACGTCAAGCTTTCTGATTACAAAGGCAAGTGGCTGATCATGATGTTCTACCCGCTCGATTTTACCGGCGTTTGTTCAAGTGAGCTTGTCCATTTTTCAAATCGTTTTGAAGAATTAAACAGCATCGGTGCCGAGGTTTTGGGTGTTTCGACCGACTCAGTCTATTCGCACCGTGCGTGGACAAAAGCACCGGCGGATCAGAACGGCATCGGCGATATCAAGTACCCAATTGCTTCCGACCGCGGCGGCAGACTCGCGCGGCAATACAACATTCTGCTCGAAGATCCGAACATCGCTCTTCGAGGACTGTTCATAATCGATCCCGAAGGCGTACTTCAGTATTCAGTGGTTCACGCGATCAATATTGGACGTTCGGTAGATGAGACGCTTCGAGTATTGCAGGCTCTGCAGTCAGGCGGATTTTGCATGGCAGACTGGAAGCCTTAGGAAGGGCTTCTATGAGTGCAATCAATGTAGATATTCCAAACGGAGCCACTTAGTTTGTCCCGAACAAACTCCCAGTGATTGGTGTACGATAGCCGGAATGAGATCATGACCCTCACCTCATCTTTTCCGAAGACAATTTGTCGTTCTCTAACCGAATCAACCCAAGTTCCGCCTTTGAACTCCAATTGGGGCAGGTTGTCTAAGAAGAATTTGTGCACCTCATCAAACGAGCGGGAAGTTTTATAGTAATTTGAATACCAAGCGTGCTGACTCCCAGTGCGTTGCCCCCACTGAGTGTCCAAATGTGTAAAATCATCTGGAATTGGAATTTGTTTGCAGACAGCCTGAGCAGTAAGTACTCGATCAGCTGTGATTTCAGATTCAGAGTAGATTTCCGGCCATAAGAACTTGCTAACAAGTATTACTATAAGGATGGCAAATGCAATTAGACCAAAGCCGATCCCAATTTTTCCGTTAATGTTCCAAATTGACCTAAGTAATTGCTTAATTCGCACGGAGATTTTCCTCTACCCAGCTTTCAAAGGGTTTTGATCTCTTGATTTGACCTATATTAGAGGTCGGCTGGTAAAAACCAAATAGAAAATATAGACGCTCGCAAGGATTGAAGCTACAAGAATAGCGATCAGCAATCCGATCAGGCCGAACACAAAGATGTAATCGCTCGTTTTGCCTTTGCCGTGACCGGCAGCGCGAGTGCGGATCAGGTCCATGTTTTGC is a window of Chloracidobacterium sp. DNA encoding:
- a CDS encoding VWA domain-containing protein, encoding MDEKLFFKNHGTRAEYDGNCIMHNIYSVPHRCGTVWNDGTAFWMKERWDSFNTRVVGGILSEGLVHQTFTMRLIKIAVFIFACAAFASAQSGRVQQTPTPPSGDDTIKVSTEEIKLNVLAFDDKGNFFRDVTANDIVISENNILHQPASVRRMPANVLIVMDTGGEMRSVKSLDKTRTIARGVMENLRSGDSVAVLQYSDKAEIVAPWSNDKVQMLDALKRTKFGRRSMFVDGLKLATEYLLKSGLDNKHLVLITDGSDSGSRSSAKFEAMQRLLATDISVHVLSYAAMELADIEPRTKGISNSPPPKAMPDEVAAQLPNGARDVMTAPKMKSINLDRTLIKKMKARKTDLEVSSQLLENLAANTNGEFISPDSVDELIEKTGLVARMIDLVYVVTYAPKVPVVDTRGIAERNIDVTSKRPGLVVVARRKLVISTIMK
- a CDS encoding peroxiredoxin — encoded protein: MAKVGQPAPDFNMPSTKNMETLGDNVKLSDYKGKWLIMMFYPLDFTGVCSSELVHFSNRFEELNSIGAEVLGVSTDSVYSHRAWTKAPADQNGIGDIKYPIASDRGGRLARQYNILLEDPNIALRGLFIIDPEGVLQYSVVHAINIGRSVDETLRVLQALQSGGFCMADWKP
- a CDS encoding SDR family oxidoreductase — its product is MFYRETIFITGFPGFIASRLVETLVGSETQFYLLVQPQFVEKAMIEIEQIAEITDVPLDSFVLVEGDITQPDLGISEEDLETIRFETTDIYHLAAAYDLSVSKHAAYDVNLMGTKNVNNFALTVKHLRRYNYVSTCYVAGKREGVILENELEHEAGFRNFYEETKFLAEVEVEKLKRHLPVTIYRPSVVVGDSLTGETAKYDGIYYLINYLRRAPWLFRVLNVGNPKVRLNLVPVDFVVDGLAALGRDKRAIGKTLAFADPNPLTTDELFDTIAREMTGRKSEFKLPKQVAEWFLHTGISPAITGLPHHGVPYFFISQTYDTAVADELLLSHDLVCPRFTNYVGNLLDFVEENPKL